From Symphalangus syndactylus isolate Jambi chromosome 5, NHGRI_mSymSyn1-v2.1_pri, whole genome shotgun sequence:
tttttctacttgatGTTACTGTATCATCTGGTATGATCTGGAGAACTgtggcttctctctctccttttttacaCTCTTGGAATTCTTAAAACAGGATAATGATCCTCATTTCTGTATCAGCTTTTTCATAACAAATATAGTATTGTGAAAACGCCTCAAGAATTCAAAGATGCTGTGTTCTTTATGTCTTCCTCGAGAATAATTAGCCAGgccggctcacacctgtaatcccagcactttgggaggcctaggcgggcagataacttgaggcccggagtttgagatcagcctggccacatggtgaaatcccatctctactaaaaatacaaaaactagccaggtgtggtggcatgcaccagtaatcccagctactcgggaggctgagacatgagaaccgtttgaacctgggaggtggaggttgtagtgagccaaaatcatgccacgtgccactgcactccagcctaggcaacagagcaagactctgtctcaaaaaaaaaaaaaaaaaaaaaaaagaagaattaaagaaAGTCAACTCGAGTCATTTCTGCTCTCCACGTTTGATATATTTATAGGATGACTAGAATGTTTCTACTTCTCTCATCGTTAATGTTATTGTCATAAATTCCCAGTGTGACTTTAGACTGCAACATATGTTGGTAGATGGGAGGTTTGCTCTATAAGtccttaaaaagagaaagaaaaaagaaagagaggaaagaaaaaaaagcagtaatTGACACCAGGATCTCTACACCGTTCACACTTACAGAAGCATTAGATGCTATCTTCAGCTTGGAACATTGAGCAAATTTGGCTGCATTGGGCCATTCCCTTGGTTTCTTCAGAGATGCCTGTTGGAGCTATTCCCGTACCCACTGAAGGATCTGTAGTCTTGTCTTCTATTCTGTGTAGCCATGTTCAAGGATGTAACAGACTGGTTTTGAGATACATGAAGCTGTGTCTTAAGTTACTCTGAGTTTACACATGAAAAGGTGAACATCCTGGGAAACCCTGGACGTAGTTCCCTGAGAACTGCCTGCCGCGTGGTGAGCACCAGCTTGCTTTGTTTGTAATACGGTTCTAACTCTTGAGTTCACACATGGAAAGACCTGTTGGAGATGATGGAACTATATGCTTTTTCAGCTTCTTCCAAGAGCCTGGAATGAAGTGGAGTATAAACAGTGTATTCACAGATCCTCCTGGTTATCTGCTGCTGCACTATGTTAGAGTCAGACTTGTCTCTTACTACTGATGTATTTATGAGCCTTTCCAAATATTAGTAAACATCTGTAGTCTCAGTGTCCTGGGACATTACCATTCTTCCAATATTAAAACatctggggccgggtgcggtggctcacacctgtaatcccagcactttgggaggcagaggcgggtgagtctcctgaggtcaggagtttgagaccagcctggcccatacggtgaaaccctgtctctactaaaaatacaaaaattagtcgggtgtggtggcgcatgccagtaatcccagctactcaggaggctgatgcaggagaatcgcttgaacctgggaggtggaggttgcagtgagctgaaatcacaccactgcagtccagcctgggcaacacagtgagacttggtctcaaaaaataaataaataaaataaaacaaaacatctgGGAGACCGggtactgtggctcatgtctgtaatcccagtactttgggaggccgaggcgggcagatcacttgagatcagaacttcaagaccagcctggccaacatggtgaaaccacatctctactaaaaatgcaaaaattagccaggtgtggtggtgcacacctgtagtcccagctactcgggagactgaggcacaagaatcccttgaacctgggaggcagaggttgaggtgagccaagatcgtgtcactgcactccagcctgggcaacagagtgtgactgcatctcaaaacaaacaaacaaatgtgtTTGGAGCAATATCTAGGAtggacaaacaggaaaaaaaaaagtgatggaaaATGAAAGAAGTTGCAATGATGAGCCAAATAGGGTGGGCAgcctggctgcagtggctcacacttgtaatcccaacactttgggaggctgaggcaggtggattatttgaccaggagttcaagaccagcctgagcaatatagtgagacctcatctctagaaatcatttttttttttaaattatcagagtgtagtggcatgtgcctgtggtcccagctactccagaggctgagatgggaggatcatttgagcccagaggtcaaggctgcagtgtgatccatgatcatgccattgcattccatccaacctgagcaatagagtgagaccctgtctcaaaaaaaaaaaaaaaaaatagagtgagCAGTAAGATAAGCAGAGTCGTTACACGGATGTTGGAGTAAGGTCTAATTTTAAATTGTGTGATAtactcaactactcaggaggcgaaAAGATagaatcacttgaggacaggagttggaggccagcctaggcaacaaacaTAAGACAGAACCTGCGCctgcctctaaaaataaatagattaggccaggcatggtagctcaccccttataatcccagcactttgggaggctgaggaaggcagattgcttgacccaggagttcgagaccagcctgggtaacgtggaaaaaccctgtctctacaaaaaaaatagaaaaaatgagccaggcgtgatggtgcctgagctgggaggatcaccagagctcaggaagttgaggctgcagtgagccgtgattgtgccactgcactccagcctgggcgacagagtgagaccctgtgtcaaaaagaaaaaatactaataattttgaaatgtgtGATATTGATGTACAGACTTGGAAACCAGCAACAGGAGATGACTCAGCCTGATTTGTGGCAGACAACTGCTGTGGGATGTTTTTGAGAAGGAAACAATGGCTTTtgagacaaaattcaagaagcagAAAGCCCTTCAAAGAAGCATCTTCAAACATGGACAAAAATATACTTCATAGAAATGTGGTGTGCAAAGGATCCCTTGCTGTGTTTCAATAATTTAAATTCCACCTATGATAGCAATGTTTTCAGCACCTTGAAAGCAAATATTGTCAGTATGTTCCATTACTTGAGTGCGTGGCACAGTACCTCTGCACATTCAGTACTTTTTAGTTGGAAGGTTGTGCTAGTCAATGGAAAAGGTccaaagaacaaaaggaagaaatgtgTTTCACCTAGCCACTCAGGGGCCCTTGTGACCAGGCCTCTGTCTCTGTTGTAGACCTGAAGGCTGAAATTGACAAGTTGGCCACTGAGTATATGAGTAGCGCCCGCAGCCTGAGCTCCGAGGAAAAATTGGCCCTTCTCAAACAGATCCAGGAAGCCTATGGCAAGTGCAAGGAATTTGGTGACGACAAGGTGCAGCTTGCCATGCAGACCTATGAAATGGTATGGCCCTGTTCATGGCTCCCCACCTACCTCCCATCTAATCCTCAGGGTCTTAGACCCCTCCTTCAACTGTGTTGGGATATGTTTGGGGTCTGTGAGATCCATAAACTCTGCCTTAACCTATTTTCTTTAATTGGAGATAGTTTTGtacctctcctttctccttcctttccaccCAGGTGGACAAACACATTCGGCGGCTGGACACAGACCTGGCCCGTTTTGAGGCTGATCTCAAAGAGAAACAGATTGAGTCAAGTGACTATGACAGCTCTTCCAGCAAAGGCAAAAAGAGTGAGGAGGGGGGCGGGGCTGTGAGAGGTGGGGCGAGGATTCAAAGGGAGAAGAAGTCAGCTCTTCATCTGGTGGGAAGTTTGGCACCAGGTTGGAAGAGGGGGAGAGAAGAGGACTTAACCCATCTTTCTGTCTCCCTGCCTTCTGGCTTTCTCCCTCTTCCCTAGAAGGCCGGActcaaaaggagaagaaagctgCTCGTGCTCGTTCCAAAGGGAAAAATTCAGATGAAGAAGCCCCCAAGACTGCCCAGAAGAAGTTAAAGCTCGTGCGCACGTGAGTGTATCAGGGAGCCCATTGCCGGATGACATCCTCTTCTCTCCCGGTGCCCCACTCCCAGCAGGCACCGCCCTCTGCCGCTTTCTATATCTCTGTGCCAAGAACTCTTCTTATCATTTTGGTATCTGCTGGAGAAGCCACAAATCATTTGCCCTACCAGGATCTCCTGCCACCTCTGAAAGCCTCAGGCTTTAGCTTCCCTTCCTGCAGATGACACTTTCTCTTCCTCTTGGCATGCAGAAGTCCTGAGTATGGGATGCCCTCAGTGACCTTTGGCAGTGTCCACCCCTCTGATGTGTTGGATATGCCTGTGGATCCCAACGAACCCACCTATTGCCTTTGTCACCAGGTCTCCTATGGAGAGATGATTGGCTGTGACAACCCTGATGTGAGAAACATTTTGCCTCAGGATGGGGGGTTGTGAGGGGCCTGAAGGGAGTGGGTACAAGAGGGAAAATCCTACAGTTGAGTACTGGGACTTCAGAATAGAAGAAAGATGGGCTGGACATAGTAGCTcttgcctgaaatcccagcactttgggaggctgaggtgggcagatcacgtgaggtcaggagttcgagaccagcctggccaacatagtgtaaccccttctgtactaaaaataccaaaattagctgagcatagtggcacatgactgtcatcccagctactcgggaggctgaggcaagaggcaggagaattgcttgaacctgggaggcagaggttgcagtgagctgagatcatgccactgcactccagcctgggcgacaagagcaagactctgtctcaaaaaaaaaaaaaaaaaaaaaagcctgaaagcCTGGcgctgtagctcacgcctgtaatcctagcactttgggaggccaaggtgagcggatcacttgagatcaggagttcgagactggcctggccaacacggtgaaaccccgtctctactaaaaatacaaaaattagccaggcatggtagcgtgtgcctgtaatctcagctgctcgggaggctgaggcaggaaaatcgcttgaactcgggaggtggagattgcagtgagctgagatcatgtcattgcattccagcttgggcaacagagtgagactctgtctcaaaaagaaaaaaagaaggaagatggtGGGAACTGGTTGGCCTTGGGACTTGCAAGAATTCTCCAAAAGGATGGAGTAAAGGACAGGATGTTCCTAAGGAATCTGGAGGggctttctctccttcctgtggcccttcctggcctctgactacttctttcttcctcttccagtgTTCCATCGAGTGGTTCCATTTTGCCTGTGTGGGGCTGACAACCAAGCCTCGGGGGAAATGGTAAGTGGCAGGAGTTGGAGGGTCCCTAAGTTGAGTGGTCGAGGGCATTCTCCCTTTCACTCActtttctctccccttctctttttcAGGTTTTGCCCACGCTGCTCCCAAGAAcggaagaagaaatagataaggCCTTGGATTCCAACAGTTTCTTCCACATCCCCTGACTTGGGCTAGTGGGCAGAGGAATGCCTGTGCTGGGGCCAGGGGTTCAGGGAGGAGTGGATGGCACAGTGCTGTcgtcccttctcctcccctctccccactgccGGTGCTGAGGCTGCATCAAACCCTGGTAGGGAGGGGTGCCGCAGCCACTAACGGTATGTGCTCTCCTTCAGCCCTCTCCCTTCGGAGGGACGTGGTCTTGCCCACTGTCCTTTGGCCTCCATGCTGAGGTTGGTGCTGTATTTCAGAGGGAGGGTCCTTTTCATTCCCCTTGCTTTGTATTTAAGGACTGGGGCATAGCATGGGGGCAGTCCCCCAGACCTCTTCATTCCCCCTCCCCCTGTGGTGAGGGCTAGGTGTGATCAacacttttcttctccattcccttCCTGCTTTTTTCATGGTGGGGGATCCACCAGGTCATCTAGGCTCTGGTCCTAGTTGAAGGGGCACCCCTTCCTCTGTGCCAAGAGGATTCATCCTGGCCTTGTGAATGGGAGAGGGGGCAAGGTGGAATGCAGATAACTCACATGTAAAAGGAACTTGGGTAGGTAAATAAAAGCTATACATGTTGGCCTGCTGTGTTTATTGTAGAGACACTGTTTTAGTAAACATGCTGAGCATTCTTTTTGCATCCTCTGGGTTGGATGCGACGTGAGAGGATGGCATGCCAGAACCCATAAGTTCTCAACTTGGGAAAGACAGAGGTGCTGGAGGGTGGGCCTCAGACCAGGGGGTTTCCAAAACTTTGTAAATCATACATCTTTTTTCCATAAAGCATCTTTCACTTAATTTCCAATAAATGATGTATTTGTGCTATACATGTTTACTGCTATACTATACATTagcttgacttctttttttttttctttgaggcaaagtctcactctgtcgccaggctggagtgcagtggcgtgatctcggctcactgcagtctccgcctcccgggttcaagtgattctcctgcctcagtctcacaagtagctgggactacaggcatatgccaccatgcccagctaatttttgtatttttagtagagacggggtttcaccatgttggccaggatggtctccatctcttgacctcatgatctgcctgccttggcctcccaaagtgctgggattacaggcatgagccacggcacccaggctgatttcttttcttttctttccttttcttttttttttttaaagtaggccaggcctggtagctcacgcctgtaatcccaacactttgggaggccaagggaggaggatcacctgaggtcaggagttcaagactagcctggccaacatggcaaaaccctgtctcgaccaaaaatacaaaaattagctgggcgtggttgtgggtgtctgtaatcccagctactcgagagggtgaggcaggagaattgcttgaacctgggaggcagaggttgcagtgagctgagatcgcacaactgcactccagcctgggcaatagagcgagactccatctcaaaaaaataaataggctgggtgcaatggctcacacctgtaatcccagcactctgggaggttgaggtgggtggatcacctgaggtccagagttcgaggccagtctggccaacatgttaaaaccctgtctctactaaaaatacaaaaattagccagatgtggtggcatgtgcctataatcctagctacttgggaggttgaggcaggagaatcacttgaacccaggaggcagaggttgcactgagctgagaacagccgtaatttttgtatttttagtagagaccaggtttcacccttttttttttttttttttgagatggagtctcactctgtcatacaggctggagtgcagtggcatgatctcggctcactgcaacctctgtctcccgggttcaagcaattctcctgcctcagccttccgagtagctgggactacaggcacatgccaccacgcccggctaattttttgtattttagtacagacaggatttcaccgcgttagctaggatggtctcgatctcctgacctcgtgatctgcccgcctcggcctcccaaagtgctaggattacaggcatgagccattgcgccggctgagtttcaccattttggccaggctggtctcaaactcctggcctcaagagatccaccctccttggcctcccaaagtgctggaattccaggaatgagccacagtgcctggtctctattttattaatttattttatttttttttgagacagggtctcactttgtcacccaggctggagcacagtggtgagatctcagctcactgcagccttgacctctgaagactcaggtgatcctcctacctcagcctccccaagtagtaAGTGGaacaacaggcacacaccaccacacctgacaatttttgtattttttgtagagacagggtttcgccatgttgcccaggctggtctggacctcctgggctcaagtaatccacccgccttgacctcccaaatgctgggattacaggcatgagccaagtctggcccaagacaatttcttgt
This genomic window contains:
- the ING4 gene encoding inhibitor of growth protein 4 isoform X1; this translates as MAAGMYLEHYLDSIENLPFELQRNFQLMRDLDQRTEDLKAEIDKLATEYMSSARSLSSEEKLALLKQIQEAYGKCKEFGDDKVQLAMQTYEMVDKHIRRLDTDLARFEADLKEKQIESSDYDSSSSKGKKKGRTQKEKKAARARSKGKNSDEEAPKTAQKKLKLVRTSPEYGMPSVTFGSVHPSDVLDMPVDPNEPTYCLCHQVSYGEMIGCDNPDCSIEWFHFACVGLTTKPRGKWFCPRCSQERKKK
- the ING4 gene encoding inhibitor of growth protein 4 isoform X2, producing MAAGMYLEHYLDSIENLPFELQRNFQLMRDLDQRTEDLKAEIDKLATEYMSSARSLSSEEKLALLKQIQEAYGKCKEFGDDKVQLAMQTYEMVDKHIRRLDTDLARFEADLKEKQIESSDYDSSSSKGKKSRTQKEKKAARARSKGKNSDEEAPKTAQKKLKLVRTSPEYGMPSVTFGSVHPSDVLDMPVDPNEPTYCLCHQVSYGEMIGCDNPDCSIEWFHFACVGLTTKPRGKWFCPRCSQERKKK
- the ING4 gene encoding inhibitor of growth protein 4 isoform X4, which gives rise to MAAGMYLEHYLDSIENLPFELQRNFQLMRDLDQRTEDLKAEIDKLATEYMSSARSLSSEEKLALLKQIQEAYGKCKEFGDDKVQLAMQTYEMVDKHIRRLDTDLARFEADLKEKQIESSDYDSSSSKGRTQKEKKAARARSKGKNSDEEAPKTAQKKLKLVRTSPEYGMPSVTFGSVHPSDVLDMPVDPNEPTYCLCHQVSYGEMIGCDNPDCSIEWFHFACVGLTTKPRGKWFCPRCSQERKKK
- the ING4 gene encoding inhibitor of growth protein 4 isoform X3, whose translation is MAAGMYLEHYLDSIENLPFELQRNFQLMRDLDQRTEDLKAEIDKLATEYMSSARSLSSEEKLALLKQIQEAYGKCKEFGDDKVQLAMQTYEMVDKHIRRLDTDLARFEADLKEKQIESSDYDSSSSKEGRTQKEKKAARARSKGKNSDEEAPKTAQKKLKLVRTSPEYGMPSVTFGSVHPSDVLDMPVDPNEPTYCLCHQVSYGEMIGCDNPDCSIEWFHFACVGLTTKPRGKWFCPRCSQERKKK